A genome region from Populus alba chromosome 5, ASM523922v2, whole genome shotgun sequence includes the following:
- the LOC118031070 gene encoding CBS domain-containing protein CBSCBSPB3 produces the protein MNSQMGPPPPKRTGLTQKRGPSTARKLSSSSPSLASENGGTTTTNISQLGNSSKPSSPNAPSSVGGERTVKKLKLSKALTIPEGTTVFDACRRMAARRVNAVLLTDANALLSGIVTDKDISARVIAEGLRPEQTIVSKIMTRNPIFVTSDSLAIEALQKMVQGKFRHLPVVENGEVIALLDITRCLYDAISRMEKAAEQGSAIAAAVEGVERQWGNNFTAPYAFIETLRERMFKPSLSTIIGEQSKVAIASPSDPVYAATKKMRELRVNSVIVATGNKIQGILTSKDILMRVVAQNLSPELTLVEKVMTLNPECVTLETTILDALHVMHDGKFLHLPVVDKDGSVAACLDVLQITHAAISLVESSSGAVNDVANTMMQKFWDSALALEPADDYDTQSEMSALMASDATELGRYPSLGLGNSFAFKFQDLKGRVHRLNCGTENLNELLSTVLQRIGADNEQDRPQLLYEDDEGDKVLLATDGDLIGAVNHARSGGLKVLRLHLDYYDPSHQTTSPSSTTTTTTQRAGLVSLRSGIMAAGVVLAGIAVVVYLKRAKL, from the exons atgaacagtcAAATGGGTCCTCCTCCTCCAAAGAGAACCGGTTTGACCCAAAAACGAGGCCCATCCACAGCCAGGAAATTATCATCCTCATCGCCGTCTCTGGCTTCTGAGAATGGCGGCACAACAACCACCAACATCTCCCAACTCGGCAACTCCTCCAAGCCCTCCTCTCCTAACGCTCCATC GTCTGTGGGAGGGGAAAGGACAGTGAAGAAACTGAAGTTATCGAAAGCACTAACAATCCCGGAGGGAACCACAGTATTTGATGCTTGTAGGAGAATGGCAGCTCGTCGTGTCAATGCTGTTTTATTGACTGATGCTAATGCTTTGCTTTCTGGGATTGTTACCGACAAG GACATTTCGGCAAGAGTAATCGCGGAGGGGTTGAGGCCGGAGCAAACAATAGTGTCAAAGATTATGACAAGAAATCCTATTTTTGTCACATCGGATTCATTAGCCATCGAAGCGCTACAGAAGATGGTGCAGG GCAAGTTCAGGCACCTCCCTGTAGTGGAGAATGGTGAAGTTATTGCATTGCTGGATATAACAAGGTGCCTCTATGATGCTATATCTAGAATGGAGAAGGCTGCTGAGCAGGGGAGTGCCATCGCTGCTGCTGTTGAAGGGGTGGAGCGTCAGTGGGGAAACAATTTTACTG CTCCATATGCTTTCATAGAAACTCTGAGGGAGCGGATGTTCAAGCCTTCCTTGTCAACAATTATTGGTGAACAGTCAAA GGTTGCAATTGCTTCACCATCAGATCCTGTCTATGCTGCTACAAAAAAGATGCGGGAGTTGCGGGTTAATTCAGTTATTGTTGCGACCGGGAACAAAATTCAGGGGATACTCAC TTCAAAGGATATTCTCATGCGAGTTGTGGCACAGAATCTTTCTCCTGAGTTGACTCTTGTGGAAAAG GTAATGACACTGAACCCTGAATGTGTGACATTGGAAACAACAATTCTcgatgcattacatgtaatgcatgaTGGGAAGTTTTTGCATCTTCCTGTTGTGGATAAGG ATGGGTCTGTTGCTGCATGTTTAGATGTTCTGCAGATAACTCACGCAGCAATTTCCTTG GTTGAAAGTAGCTCTGGAGCTGTTAATGACGTGGCCAACACAATGATGCAAAAGTTCTGGGATTCTGCTCTTGCTTTAGAACCAGCAGATGATTATGACACCCAAAG TGAAATGTCTGCACTAATGGCATCAGATGCGACAGAACTGGGAAGGTATCCATCTCTTGGTCTtggaaattcatttgccttcaAATTTCAGGATCTAAAAGGCCGAGTACATCGACTCAACTGTG GCACTGAGAATTTAAATGAGCTTCTTTCTACTGTCTTGCAAAGGATTGGTGCTGATAATGAGCAAGACCGACCCCAACTTTTG TATGAAGATGATGAAGGTGATAAAGTTTTGCTTGCAACTGATGGTGATCTCATTGGTGCTGTTAACCATGCTAGATCAGGGGGTCTGAAG GTTTTAAGGCTGCATCTTGACTATTATGATCCAAGTCATCAAACAACATCACCATCGAGTACAACTACAACTACCACCCAGAGAGCTGGATTGGTGTCTCTCCGCTCTGGCATCATGGCAGCTGGTGTTGTTTTAGCAGGCATTGCCGTGGTCGTGTACTTAAAGCGCGCAAAATTGTGA
- the LOC118031090 gene encoding uncharacterized protein At4g08330, chloroplastic: MGSADLDNKIQDFECPSSSPLSLSLPHVNYSCGSCGYQLNLNSCNRNTPDIGVNYKKSIKKGSISFFSIDETRFTQIEELRCAPYFNSMRSWGLFQRRTKLLCYKCGNHLGIAYKENNTSSSPLRLGKCRSDLISWDGISDARIYVIKIRSLQPASTEDYSLS, encoded by the exons ATGGGCAGTGCAGACTTAGACAACAAGATTCAAGATTTTGAGtgcccttcttcttctccattgTCTCTCAGTCTCCCTCACGTTAACTACAG CTGCGGTTCTTGTGGGTATCAGTTAAACTTGAACTCTTGCAACCGGAACACTCCAGATATTGGAGTTAATTACAAGAAATCCATAAAGAAAGGAAGTATTTCATTCTTCAGCATTGATGAAACCAGGTTCACTCAAATTGAAGAACTTCGATGTGCACCATACTTCAATTCCATGCGTTCCTGGGGTTTATTCCAGCGAAGAACCAAGCTTCTTTGTTACAAATGTGGAAATCATCTTGGGATTGCTTACAAAGAGAATAATACCTCTTCCTCCCCTCTCAGATTGGGGAAATGTCGATCAGATTTGATCTCTTGGGATGGGATTTCTGATGCCAGAATTTATGTTATCAAGATACGTTCCTTGCAGCCTGCTTCTACTGAGGACTATAGTTTGAGCTGA
- the LOC118031082 gene encoding uncharacterized protein translates to MITCKASSFNFETNPSHQITLKRYLPSSQAKYRPSHRSTAVSCSSSSVGGLKWSTTTTKASQREKKSQKEEGEEGEGERKVHCEVEVISWRERRIKAQILVYADIQSVWNSLTDYERLADFIPNLVCSGRIPCPHPGRVWLEQRGLQRALYWHIEARVVLDLQEFPHSANNRELHFSMVDGDFKKFEGKWSLRSGTRHGTTTLSYEVNVMPRYNFPAIFLERIIGSDLPVNLRALACRAERDFEGNQKTGITESETSMTASTSPGMVLDGAFREKDKLSTEDLKQSYPSSTFGPMLPPSNDLNNNWGVLGKACRLDRRCMVDEVHLRRYDGLLENGGVHRCVFASITVKAPVREVWNVLTAYESLPEFVPNLAISKILSRENNKVRILQEGCKGLLYMVLHASVVLDLCEHLEQEISFEQVEGDFDSFQGKWILEQLGSHHTLLKYNVESKMHRDTFLSEALMEEVIYEDLPSNLCAIRDYIEKRESNNTLETEEHGQYLKELDSSRGDSYYEHSMAVQQVSDVSNPNSLKQRPRVPGLQRDIDVLKSELLKFISEHGQEGFMPMRKQLRLHGRVDIEKAITRRGGFRRIATLMNLSLAYKHRKPKGYWDNLENLQEEISRFQRSWGMDPSFMPSRKSFERAGRYDIARALEKWGGLHEVSRLLALKVRHPNRQANSIKDRKIDNVASSTHAEGEDSQDTQKWLMKFKDLDINWVD, encoded by the exons ATGATCACTTGCAAAGCTTCAAGCTTCAATTTTGAAACCAACCCATCTCATCAAATTACGCTTAAAAGATACCTACCAAGTTCACAAGCTAAGTACCGGCCATCTCATAGAAGCACAGCGGTGtcatgttcttcttcttccgTTGGGGGGCTGAAATGGAGCACCACAACCACAAAGGCAAGTCAAAGAGAGAAGAAGTCCCAGAAAGAGGAAGGagaggaaggagaaggagaaaggAAGGTGCATTGTGAAGTGGAAGTTATTTCTTGGCGAGAAAGAAGAATTAAGGCACAGATATTAGTCTATGCTGACATTCAATCAGTCTGGAATTCTCTCACTGATTACGAGCGACTTGCTGATTTTATTCCAAATCTTGTTTGCAG TGGGAGAATCCCTTGCCCACATCCTGGGAGGGTATGGTTAGAGCAGAGAGGATTGCAAAGGGCACTCTATTGGCACATTGAAGCTCGTGTTGTCTTGGATCTCCAAGAATTTCCCCATTCA GCCAATAATCGTGAACTACACTTTTCAATGGTTGATGGGGATTTTAAAAAGTTCGAAGGCAAATGGTCATTGAGATCTGGGACAAG GCATGGAACAACAACATTGTCATATGAAGTTAATGTGATGCCACGATACAACTTTCCAGCTATTTTTCTGGAGAGGATTATTGGATCAGATCTTCCTGTAAATCTTCGAGCCTTGGCTTGTCGGGCAGAGAGAGATTTTGAGGGGAACCAGAAGACAGGAATTACAGAGAGTGAGACATCCATGACTGCATCTACTTCTCCTGGAATGGTTTTGGATGGTGCTTTTCGTGAGAAGGATAAACTGTCAACTGAAGATTTAAAACAGAGTTATCCCAGCTCAACTTTTGGTCCCATGCTGCCACCTTCAAATGATTTGAACAATAACTGGGGGGTGCTTGGAAAAGCTTGCAGATTGGACAGGCGTTGCATGGTGGATGAAGTTCATCTGCGCAGATATGATGGCCTATTG GAAAATGGAGGGGTTCATCGCTGTGTGTTTGCTAGCATAACTGTAAAAGCTCCTGTTCGTGAAGTTTGGAATGTTTTGACTGCTTATGAGAGTCTTCCCGA GTTTGTTCCAAACTTAGCCATCAGTAAGATTTTATCTCGAGAAAACAATAAAGTTCGCATTCTTCAG GAAGGATGTAAGGGCCTATTGTATATGGTACTTCATGCAAGTGTTGTTCTAGATTTATGTGAACACCTTGAACAGGAAATCAGTTTTGAGCAGGTAGAAGGGGACTTCGATTCATTTCAAGGAAAGTGGATTCTAGAGCAATTAGGAAGCCACCACACGCTACTGAAATATAATGTGGAGTCCAAAATGCACAGAGATACATTCCTTTCTGAAGCTCTTATGGAAGAG GTTATATATGAAGATCTCCCCTCAAATTTATGTGCAATTCGAGACTATATTGAGAAAAGGGAATCCAACAACACTTTGGAAACAGAAGAACATGGACAATATTTGAAGGAATTGGATTCATCCAGAGGTGACAGTTATTACGAGCACAGTATGGCAGTTCAGCAGGTTTCTGATGTCAGTAACCCAAATTCACTTAAACAAAGACCCAGGGTCCCGGGATTGCAACGAGATATTGATGTTCTTAAATCTGAGCTGCTGAAGTTCATTTCAGAACATGGGCAGGAAGGATTTATGCCCATGAGAAAGCAGCTTCGTTTGCATGGTAGAGTAGATATTGAGAAGGCCATAACACGAAGGGGTGGATTTCGAAGGATTGCGACATTAATGAATCTCTCCCTTGCATACAAGCACCGTAAACCAAAGGGATACTGGGACAACCTTGAGAATTTACAGGAAGAG ATTAGTCGGTTCCAAAGGAGTTGGGGAATGGACCCTTCATTCATGCCAAGTAGAAAATCTTTTGAGCGTGCAG GGCGATATGACATTGCACGAGCTTTGGAGAAATGGGGAGGACTTCATGAAGTTTCTCGTCTCTTGGCTCTCAAGGTGAGGCACCCCAATAGACAGGCAAATTCTATCAAGGATAGGAAAATTGATAACGTGGCATCTAGTACTCATGCTGAAGGTGAAGACTCTCAGGATACACAAAAATGGCTCATGAAATTTAAAGATTTGGACATTAATTGGGTTGATTAA